One part of the Flavobacterium johnsoniae UW101 genome encodes these proteins:
- a CDS encoding DUF5703 domain-containing protein, which translates to MKYIKYILLFTTLCLKAQIPTLDNYNQVWTTQSNNSSESMPLGGGDIGMNVWVEKGDLYFYFSRSGTFDEHNTLLKLGRVKVTLSPNPFEGKDGFHQELKLKDGYVLVGQNNTKIKLWVDVFKPIIHVDLESKNPLKMTASYESWRYQNRYPKGKENNANSYKWAPQGELITYKDSISFENNGVKFYHRNRENTVFDVAVKQQKMESVKDQMLNPIANLTFGGFMKGDNLKPDGTYLGKYQDTDFKGFTLSSIKPSKKQALEIYLNTSQSDFVAWNNGLKSFISANKNTAKQSEKNTQKWWNNFWNRSFIFTQKNQSTAKDSVYQIGQNYQLFRYMLGCNAYGKYPTKFNGGLFTVDPVHTNKDLNFTPDFRNWGGGTMTAQNQRLVYFPMVKSGDFDMMKSQLDYYVSLQKNAELRSKVYWKHNGSSFTEQLENFGLPNPAEYEWTRPADYDPGMEYNAWLEYEWDTVLEFCQMMLQQKEYAGEDIQKYNQFIISCLRFFDEHYQYLAKQRGRKALDGNGKLILFPGSGAETYKMANNANSTISALQVITENLLNLSGNHLSKEESEYLKAFQTRIPPLNFGQIENHKVLLPAKTWERVNNSEVPQLYPVYPWGIYGVGKPDLKTALNTWKYDSDALKFRSHVGWKQDNIFSARLGLTEEAMKYNTLKMASSERRFPAFWGPGFDWVPDHNWGGSGMIGMQEMLLQEADGKIYLFPAWPKDWNVHFKLHAKQNTTIEAELMNGEFKVLKVIPEERKKDIINLLGKSEAEKTKLN; encoded by the coding sequence TTGAAATACATTAAATACATACTTCTCTTCACAACGCTTTGCCTCAAAGCGCAAATTCCTACGCTCGATAATTACAATCAGGTTTGGACAACGCAAAGCAACAATTCATCAGAATCTATGCCTTTGGGTGGCGGTGATATTGGTATGAATGTTTGGGTCGAGAAAGGTGATTTGTATTTCTATTTTTCGCGAAGCGGCACTTTTGATGAACATAATACTTTATTGAAACTAGGAAGAGTAAAAGTGACTTTAAGTCCGAATCCGTTTGAAGGAAAAGATGGTTTTCATCAGGAATTAAAGCTCAAAGATGGTTATGTTTTAGTTGGGCAAAACAACACAAAAATAAAACTTTGGGTTGATGTTTTTAAACCGATTATTCATGTTGATTTAGAAAGTAAAAATCCGTTGAAAATGACTGCTTCTTACGAAAGCTGGCGTTATCAAAATCGTTATCCAAAAGGAAAAGAAAACAACGCTAATTCATATAAATGGGCGCCTCAAGGAGAACTTATTACATATAAAGATTCTATTTCGTTTGAAAATAATGGTGTCAAATTTTATCACAGAAATCGAGAAAATACTGTTTTTGATGTAGCGGTAAAACAGCAGAAAATGGAATCGGTTAAAGACCAAATGCTGAACCCGATTGCGAATCTGACTTTTGGTGGATTCATGAAAGGCGATAACTTAAAACCAGACGGAACATATCTTGGGAAATATCAGGATACGGATTTTAAAGGCTTTACTTTATCAAGCATAAAACCATCCAAAAAACAGGCATTAGAAATTTATTTAAACACCAGTCAATCTGATTTTGTTGCTTGGAATAATGGATTGAAAAGTTTCATTTCGGCAAATAAAAACACAGCAAAACAATCCGAAAAAAACACTCAAAAATGGTGGAATAATTTCTGGAACCGTAGTTTTATTTTTACTCAAAAAAATCAGTCAACTGCAAAAGATTCGGTGTATCAAATTGGACAGAATTATCAGTTGTTCAGATATATGCTTGGATGCAATGCGTACGGAAAATATCCAACCAAATTTAACGGCGGACTTTTTACCGTTGATCCTGTCCATACTAATAAAGACCTGAATTTCACACCCGATTTTAGAAATTGGGGAGGAGGAACTATGACAGCTCAAAATCAGCGATTAGTTTATTTTCCGATGGTGAAAAGCGGTGATTTTGATATGATGAAATCACAATTGGATTATTACGTAAGTCTTCAAAAAAATGCCGAATTACGTTCTAAAGTATATTGGAAACATAACGGATCTTCATTCACAGAACAATTAGAAAACTTTGGACTTCCAAATCCAGCTGAATACGAATGGACACGTCCCGCAGATTACGATCCGGGAATGGAATATAATGCGTGGCTAGAATATGAATGGGATACGGTTTTAGAATTCTGCCAAATGATGTTACAGCAAAAAGAATATGCTGGAGAAGACATTCAAAAATACAACCAATTCATTATAAGCTGTCTTAGATTTTTCGATGAACATTATCAATATTTAGCAAAGCAGAGAGGCAGAAAAGCTTTGGATGGAAATGGAAAATTAATTCTTTTTCCGGGTTCGGGAGCTGAAACTTATAAAATGGCGAATAATGCCAATAGCACGATTTCGGCTTTGCAAGTTATTACAGAAAACCTTTTAAACCTTTCGGGTAACCACTTGTCAAAAGAAGAGTCAGAATATTTAAAAGCATTTCAAACGAGAATTCCGCCTTTGAATTTTGGGCAGATTGAAAATCATAAAGTTTTACTTCCTGCTAAAACTTGGGAAAGAGTGAATAATTCAGAAGTTCCGCAATTATATCCCGTTTATCCGTGGGGAATTTACGGCGTAGGAAAACCTGATTTAAAAACGGCTTTAAATACTTGGAAATACGATTCTGATGCATTGAAATTTAGAAGTCATGTAGGTTGGAAACAGGATAATATTTTCTCCGCTCGTTTGGGTTTAACCGAAGAAGCGATGAAATACAATACACTAAAAATGGCCAGTTCAGAAAGACGTTTTCCAGCATTTTGGGGTCCTGGATTTGACTGGGTTCCAGATCATAATTGGGGCGGATCGGGGATGATTGGCATGCAGGAAATGCTTTTGCAGGAAGCAGACGGGAAAATCTATCTTTTTCCAGCATGGCCAAAAGATTGGAACGTTCATTTTAAATTACATGCCAAACAAAATACAACAATTGAAGCCGAACTCATGAATGGAGAATTTAAGGTTTTAAAAGTAATTCCAGAAGAAAGAAAAAAAGACATTATAAATCTGCTAGGAAAATCTGAAGCAGAGAAAACAAAATTAAACTAA
- a CDS encoding aceric acid hydrolase, whose product MKKNIIISSLFLSTVIFAQNKGLVANSESPYSKLQSVGLQDVKWTNGFWKEQFDVETKNTLPYMWDLYHNDEISHAYKNFEIAAGLSKGTFKGPSFHDGDFYKIFEGMAATYAVTKDKKLDAEMDKAIALFAKVQRKDGYIHTPVLIDERWGTLGPEEVKKQLGFEKYNMGHLMTAACIHYRATGKTNFLNIAKGVADFLYDFYKKASPELARNAICPSHYMGIVEMYRTTKNPKYLELANNLIDIRGTTNDGTDDNQDRVPFRQQTTAMGHAVRANYLYAGVADLYAETGEKKLLDNLESIWDDVTYRKMYITGGCGSLYDGVSPDGTSYDPTVVQKIHQAYGRPFQLPNATAHTETCANIGNVLWNWRMLQITGDAKYADIIELALYNSVLSGMDLEGEKFLYNNPLNVSNDLPFHQRWGNEREGYIALSNCCAPNVTRTIAEVGNYAYNISKEGLYVNLYGSNQLKTKSLNGEEIEIEQQTNYPWDGKITLKIVKAPKDLQNFFLRIPGWSQNAEILINNSKINDKIVSGTYLKLNQKWKKGDVIELNFPMPVELMEANPLVEEVKNQVAVKRGPLVYCLESDQLPAKVSVNDVALNLKSNFATNNFILNNRNLVSIDAEAVINSNNSWNKTLYKPLSSKNADAVQVKLIPYFAWGNKGKGEMTVWMSH is encoded by the coding sequence ATGAAAAAGAACATCATCATATCCTCTTTATTTCTTTCAACCGTAATCTTTGCGCAGAACAAAGGTTTGGTTGCCAATTCAGAAAGTCCGTATTCGAAATTACAAAGTGTTGGTTTGCAAGATGTAAAATGGACAAACGGTTTTTGGAAAGAACAATTTGATGTAGAAACCAAAAATACTTTGCCATATATGTGGGATTTGTATCATAACGATGAGATTTCGCATGCTTACAAAAACTTCGAAATTGCTGCAGGTTTAAGTAAAGGAACTTTTAAAGGGCCTTCGTTTCATGATGGTGATTTCTATAAGATTTTTGAAGGAATGGCAGCAACTTATGCCGTTACAAAAGACAAAAAACTCGATGCTGAAATGGATAAAGCGATTGCGCTTTTTGCGAAAGTACAGCGCAAAGACGGTTATATTCATACGCCGGTTTTAATTGATGAACGCTGGGGGACTTTAGGGCCAGAAGAAGTTAAAAAACAATTGGGTTTCGAAAAATACAATATGGGACATTTGATGACTGCAGCTTGTATTCATTATCGTGCCACAGGAAAAACAAACTTTCTGAACATCGCAAAAGGTGTTGCCGATTTCTTGTATGATTTCTATAAAAAAGCTTCACCAGAATTGGCTCGAAATGCCATTTGTCCGTCTCATTATATGGGAATTGTCGAAATGTACAGAACGACCAAAAATCCGAAATACTTAGAGTTGGCTAATAATTTAATTGATATTCGCGGAACCACAAATGACGGAACCGATGATAATCAAGATAGAGTGCCGTTTAGACAGCAAACAACTGCAATGGGGCACGCTGTAAGAGCAAATTACCTTTATGCCGGAGTAGCCGATTTGTATGCAGAAACAGGAGAAAAGAAATTATTAGACAATTTAGAATCTATTTGGGATGATGTAACGTATCGTAAAATGTACATTACAGGGGGTTGTGGATCTTTATATGACGGCGTTTCGCCAGACGGAACTTCTTATGATCCAACTGTAGTTCAGAAAATTCATCAGGCTTACGGAAGACCTTTTCAATTGCCAAATGCAACGGCTCATACCGAAACCTGTGCTAATATTGGAAATGTTTTATGGAATTGGAGAATGCTTCAAATTACCGGAGATGCCAAATATGCTGATATTATAGAATTAGCTCTTTATAACAGTGTACTTTCTGGAATGGATTTAGAAGGAGAAAAATTCTTGTATAACAATCCGCTGAATGTTTCTAATGATTTGCCATTTCATCAACGTTGGGGGAATGAGCGTGAAGGATATATTGCCTTATCCAACTGTTGTGCACCAAACGTAACGAGAACAATTGCTGAAGTTGGAAATTATGCTTACAATATTTCGAAAGAAGGTTTGTATGTGAATTTATATGGAAGTAATCAATTGAAAACAAAATCTTTAAACGGAGAAGAAATCGAAATTGAACAGCAAACCAATTATCCGTGGGACGGAAAAATAACTTTGAAAATTGTGAAAGCTCCAAAAGATTTACAAAATTTCTTTTTAAGAATTCCGGGTTGGAGTCAGAATGCTGAAATTTTGATAAACAATTCAAAAATTAATGATAAAATTGTTTCAGGAACTTATTTGAAATTAAATCAGAAATGGAAAAAAGGAGATGTAATCGAATTGAATTTTCCAATGCCGGTTGAGTTAATGGAAGCGAATCCGTTGGTTGAAGAAGTTAAAAATCAGGTCGCTGTAAAAAGAGGACCTTTGGTATATTGCTTAGAATCTGATCAGCTTCCTGCGAAAGTAAGTGTAAATGATGTGGCTTTAAATTTGAAATCGAATTTCGCAACAAACAATTTCATATTGAATAATAGAAATTTAGTAAGCATTGATGCTGAAGCCGTTATAAATTCAAATAATTCATGGAATAAAACGTTGTACAAACCGCTTTCTTCTAAAAATGCAGATGCTGTACAAGTAAAATTGATTCCGTATTTTGCATGGGGAAATAAAGGAAAAGGGGAGATGACGGTTTGGATGTCGCACTAA
- a CDS encoding pectate lyase family protein: protein MIKKLISGAVLSLLLTTNGQAQSVANTDKQIVKVDFDFFQRRLEEVHDPSYDSWVINEGKEAEKSFNNVSFKLKGNFTSKWYKVGMSAPFYNKLGSDGLVTAENLELKISGLKAGKHTLLTFHNAFDVITGKTFSPIKIYVNGKLQETVNASQRANAKIDASMAYITFNAEKGKDVIVRFEIDPTSNPDIIKQIVINGFEIDTPNLMYQARTPEPKNRDEHVEVGKTLTLKWDAVKNVASHKIYFGEDKNAVENATESSKEFKGKLTEKSFTVSDLYSGTTYYWRVDEVDNNGEVTLGNVWSFKPAQLAFPGAEGYGRYAVGGRGGKVIEVTNLNDDGPGSLRDAINQEIGPRTIVFNVSGNIKLASRLVANQPYITIAGQTAPGEGITISRAPIGLTGNDGVIRFLKVRIGGGTTFDGMGLTGADYSIIDHCSISWTIDESFSSRGAHHITLQRTLISEALNIAGHDKYPAGKMHGFAATIGGDIGSFHHNLLAHNQGRNWSIGGGLNGDGYYTGRLDITNNVVYNWGGRTTDGGANEVNFVNNFYKPGASTTIFVALNAQHEGVGKGMQRYYFNGNIMPGYFDEKSQDKGRKSTISHNEKVDYETFVDKPFFPSYVETQSAKAAYKNVLSDVGANQPFFDKHDNRIVEETLKGTFTYKGSKSGLGGMIDNEQDAGGWPNFVSETRPADWDTDHDGLPNWWEKAFGLNENSPAGDFSNANQDNDKDGFTQLDNYLDWLAQPHYFLNLKGKKVLNVADYFKGYENKPVYTFSDLKNGKVVLKGKEIQFTTVEKGFASFVLTVKDADGDSMSRTINFFIK, encoded by the coding sequence ATGATAAAGAAATTAATAAGCGGTGCTGTTTTGTCCTTGCTTTTGACCACAAACGGACAAGCACAATCAGTTGCAAATACTGATAAACAAATTGTAAAAGTTGACTTTGATTTTTTTCAAAGAAGACTAGAAGAAGTTCACGATCCAAGTTACGATTCGTGGGTGATTAATGAAGGAAAAGAAGCTGAAAAATCATTTAATAATGTATCTTTTAAGTTAAAAGGAAACTTTACTTCAAAATGGTACAAAGTCGGAATGAGTGCTCCGTTTTACAATAAATTAGGAAGTGACGGTTTGGTTACGGCCGAAAATTTGGAATTGAAAATCAGTGGACTGAAAGCAGGAAAACATACACTTTTGACATTTCATAACGCTTTTGATGTCATTACAGGAAAAACTTTTTCTCCGATAAAAATCTACGTAAACGGAAAACTTCAGGAAACCGTAAATGCAAGTCAAAGAGCCAATGCTAAAATTGATGCTTCGATGGCGTATATTACTTTTAATGCTGAAAAAGGAAAAGATGTAATTGTTCGTTTTGAAATTGATCCTACTTCAAACCCAGATATTATAAAACAGATTGTAATCAACGGCTTTGAAATTGATACGCCAAACCTTATGTATCAGGCTCGTACTCCTGAACCCAAAAATAGAGACGAGCATGTTGAAGTGGGTAAAACTTTGACTCTAAAATGGGATGCTGTAAAAAACGTAGCATCGCATAAAATATATTTCGGTGAAGATAAAAATGCGGTAGAAAACGCAACTGAATCTTCAAAAGAATTTAAAGGAAAATTAACAGAGAAATCTTTTACAGTTTCTGATTTATATTCGGGAACAACTTATTATTGGAGAGTCGATGAAGTGGATAATAATGGCGAAGTTACATTAGGAAATGTTTGGTCATTTAAACCTGCACAATTGGCGTTTCCAGGTGCAGAAGGTTACGGACGTTATGCCGTAGGAGGTCGTGGCGGAAAAGTGATTGAAGTAACCAATTTAAATGACGATGGTCCGGGAAGTTTACGCGATGCCATCAATCAGGAAATTGGTCCAAGAACAATCGTTTTCAATGTTTCGGGAAATATAAAACTAGCTTCGAGATTAGTAGCAAATCAGCCCTATATTACTATTGCAGGACAAACGGCTCCGGGTGAAGGAATCACAATCAGCAGAGCGCCAATTGGGTTGACAGGAAATGATGGTGTAATTCGATTTTTGAAAGTGAGAATTGGTGGTGGAACTACTTTTGACGGAATGGGATTAACAGGCGCAGATTATAGTATTATAGATCATTGCTCGATCAGCTGGACTATTGATGAATCGTTTAGTTCGCGTGGCGCACATCATATTACTTTACAACGAACTTTAATTTCTGAAGCTTTAAACATTGCGGGACATGATAAATATCCTGCTGGAAAAATGCACGGTTTTGCAGCAACAATTGGTGGAGATATTGGTAGTTTTCATCACAATTTATTGGCACATAACCAAGGTCGTAACTGGAGTATTGGTGGTGGCTTAAATGGTGACGGTTATTACACAGGAAGATTGGATATTACGAACAATGTGGTTTACAACTGGGGAGGAAGAACAACTGACGGAGGAGCAAACGAAGTGAATTTTGTAAACAATTTTTACAAGCCAGGCGCTTCAACTACCATATTTGTAGCCTTAAATGCACAACACGAAGGTGTCGGAAAAGGTATGCAGCGTTATTATTTTAACGGAAATATTATGCCAGGTTACTTTGATGAGAAATCTCAGGATAAAGGCAGAAAATCTACTATAAGCCATAATGAGAAAGTAGATTATGAAACTTTTGTAGACAAACCATTTTTTCCTTCTTATGTAGAAACGCAATCAGCTAAAGCGGCTTATAAAAATGTGCTTTCAGATGTTGGTGCTAATCAGCCGTTTTTTGATAAACACGATAACAGAATTGTAGAGGAAACTTTAAAAGGAACTTTTACTTATAAAGGAAGTAAAAGCGGTTTAGGCGGTATGATTGATAATGAACAGGATGCAGGCGGATGGCCAAATTTTGTATCAGAAACTCGTCCGGCAGATTGGGATACAGATCATGACGGTTTGCCAAACTGGTGGGAAAAAGCTTTTGGGTTAAATGAAAATTCGCCTGCTGGAGATTTTTCAAATGCTAATCAGGATAATGATAAAGACGGATTTACGCAGTTGGATAATTATTTAGATTGGCTGGCGCAACCTCATTATTTTTTGAATTTAAAAGGTAAAAAAGTTTTAAATGTAGCAGATTATTTCAAAGGCTATGAAAACAAACCAGTTTATACTTTCTCTGATCTTAAAAATGGAAAAGTGGTTTTAAAAGGAAAAGAAATTCAGTTTACAACTGTTGAAAAAGGATTTGCTTCTTTCGTTCTAACCGTAAAAGATGCAGACGGAGATTCAATGAGCAGAACGATTAATTTCTTTATTAAATAA
- a CDS encoding pectinesterase family protein yields the protein MKYILTLFLITTLSISAQTLDNKLTLTVAQDGSGDFKTIQEAVNNVKDNSEKRVVITIKPGKYVEKLEIPVSKPFITLKGLDRNKTIISFDDYSGKPLREPDPSGKKEFGTGTSYSFIIKGNDCTLENLTVENTAGRVGQAVALHIKGDRVIVKNCNLLANQDTLYLSEGNTRTYFENCFINGTTDFIFGAATAYFYKCTIESLVNSYITAASTPQGQAYGFVFVDCKLTAKDKSVDKVFLGRPWRPYAQTVFINTDIGSHIIPEGWNAWIDTRFPDKDKTAYYAEYGSKGASTKNISQRVSWSYQLTKDDIKKYNKDLVLNGWNPAK from the coding sequence ATGAAATACATTCTAACCTTATTTTTAATAACAACACTTTCAATATCAGCCCAAACGCTTGATAACAAATTGACATTAACCGTTGCTCAAGACGGTTCTGGAGATTTTAAAACGATTCAGGAAGCGGTGAATAATGTGAAAGATAATTCGGAGAAACGTGTTGTAATCACTATAAAACCAGGAAAGTATGTTGAGAAATTGGAAATTCCAGTTTCAAAACCCTTTATTACTTTAAAAGGTCTTGACAGAAATAAAACGATTATTTCATTTGATGATTATTCAGGAAAGCCGCTTCGTGAACCAGATCCGTCGGGTAAAAAAGAATTTGGAACAGGAACTTCGTATTCTTTCATAATTAAAGGAAATGATTGTACGCTTGAAAATCTTACTGTCGAAAATACGGCGGGAAGAGTAGGACAGGCGGTTGCACTTCACATTAAAGGCGATAGAGTAATTGTGAAGAATTGCAATCTTTTAGCAAATCAGGATACCCTTTATTTATCAGAAGGAAACACCCGAACTTATTTTGAAAACTGTTTCATTAACGGTACAACCGATTTTATCTTTGGCGCTGCAACGGCTTATTTTTATAAATGTACTATTGAAAGTTTAGTCAATTCCTATATTACCGCGGCTTCAACTCCGCAAGGGCAAGCTTATGGTTTTGTTTTTGTTGATTGCAAGCTTACTGCAAAAGACAAATCGGTAGACAAAGTATTTTTGGGAAGACCATGGAGACCTTATGCACAAACTGTTTTCATTAATACGGATATTGGTTCGCACATTATTCCAGAAGGATGGAATGCCTGGATAGATACTCGTTTTCCGGATAAAGATAAAACAGCTTATTACGCGGAATACGGAAGTAAAGGTGCAAGTACAAAAAATATCTCACAGCGAGTGTCATGGTCGTATCAATTAACTAAAGATGATATAAAAAAATACAATAAAGATTTAGTTTTGAATGGATGGAATCCGGCCAAATAA
- a CDS encoding sialate O-acetylesterase translates to MKKTIIALLTILASLQINAKIKLPALFSDNMMLQQKSNALIWGWAEKNANIVIKTSWDSKTYKVKADASGKWKTELKTVSFGGPYTIEVSEGNEKVTIKNVLLGEVWLCSGQSNMEMPLKGFQGQPVKNGNEIIVRSANKNIRLITIPRATVLEPLQDFEGKWEEASPKSTSNFSATAWYFGSLLQEVLNVPVGLIHVSYGGSSMEAWMNQEMLKDFASAKIPTTKEELAKDPNRVPTTLFNGMLSPVIGYGIKGCIWYQGESNYERASEYTALMKKMVSSWRALWNQGDFPFYFAQIAPFNYASFHPKDYLEKYNSAYLREAQLKASKEIPNSAMAVLMDVGEENNIHPMDKEKGGDRLAFQALARTYGIEGFEFESPKYKSMEIKDGAVTVSFDDVNNGITSYDKEVLGFEIAGADKVFYPAKTVVRRKSVVLTSDKVKNPVAVRYLWKDFAKAELFSAGGLPVSSFRTDEW, encoded by the coding sequence ATGAAAAAAACAATTATTGCATTATTAACGATTTTAGCGAGTCTTCAAATCAATGCTAAAATCAAATTGCCAGCATTGTTCTCTGACAACATGATGTTGCAGCAAAAATCGAATGCACTCATTTGGGGCTGGGCAGAAAAGAACGCCAACATTGTAATCAAAACTTCTTGGGATTCTAAAACCTACAAGGTAAAAGCAGACGCTTCAGGTAAATGGAAAACAGAATTAAAAACGGTTTCATTTGGTGGCCCATACACAATTGAAGTATCGGAAGGAAACGAAAAAGTAACTATCAAAAATGTCTTGTTGGGTGAAGTTTGGCTTTGTTCGGGACAATCTAATATGGAAATGCCGTTGAAAGGATTTCAAGGGCAACCAGTGAAAAACGGAAACGAAATCATCGTAAGATCAGCCAATAAAAACATTCGTTTAATTACGATTCCAAGAGCAACAGTTTTAGAACCTTTGCAAGATTTTGAAGGAAAATGGGAAGAAGCTTCCCCAAAATCAACCTCCAATTTTAGTGCGACGGCTTGGTATTTTGGTTCGCTTTTGCAGGAAGTTTTAAATGTTCCGGTTGGTTTGATTCACGTTTCATACGGAGGTTCAAGCATGGAAGCTTGGATGAATCAGGAAATGCTGAAGGATTTTGCAAGCGCTAAAATTCCGACCACAAAAGAAGAATTGGCAAAAGACCCAAATCGTGTACCAACGACTTTGTTTAACGGAATGCTTTCGCCTGTAATTGGTTACGGAATAAAAGGTTGTATCTGGTATCAGGGTGAATCAAATTACGAAAGAGCTAGTGAATATACTGCTTTAATGAAGAAAATGGTAAGCAGTTGGAGAGCGTTGTGGAATCAAGGAGATTTTCCTTTTTATTTTGCTCAGATTGCACCGTTTAATTACGCTTCATTTCATCCAAAAGATTATTTAGAAAAATACAATTCAGCTTATTTGAGAGAGGCGCAATTAAAAGCTTCAAAGGAAATTCCGAATTCAGCAATGGCAGTTTTAATGGATGTTGGAGAAGAAAACAATATTCATCCAATGGATAAAGAAAAAGGCGGAGACAGATTGGCTTTTCAGGCTTTGGCCAGAACGTACGGAATTGAAGGTTTCGAATTCGAAAGTCCGAAATACAAATCAATGGAAATAAAAGACGGCGCTGTAACGGTTTCTTTTGATGATGTTAATAACGGAATTACATCTTATGACAAAGAAGTTTTAGGTTTTGAAATAGCGGGAGCAGACAAAGTTTTTTATCCAGCAAAAACTGTGGTAAGAAGAAAATCGGTGGTTCTGACTTCGGATAAAGTGAAAAATCCTGTTGCAGTTCGTTATTTATGGAAAGATTTCGCTAAAGCGGAATTGTTTAGCGCAGGCGGTTTGCCGGTTTCTTCGTTTAGAACAGACGAATGGTGA